One window of the Ictidomys tridecemlineatus isolate mIctTri1 chromosome 11, mIctTri1.hap1, whole genome shotgun sequence genome contains the following:
- the Isg15 gene encoding ubiquitin-like protein ISG15, with the protein MGWNLKVKMLGGQELPVPLSDSAMLSELKQQIFQKIGVPAFQQHLALPSGPVLQDRVPLTSQGLASGSTVLLMVQNCDSPLSILVRNDKGRTRPYSIRLTQKVAELKQQVAQQEHIQEDLFWLSFEGRPMEEPQLLGEYGLAPQSTVFLNLRLRGGGA; encoded by the exons ATG GGCTGGAACCTGAAGGTGAAGATGCTGGGGGGCCAGGAGCTCCCGGTGCCCCTGAGTGACTCCGCGATGCTGTCGGAACTGAAGCAGCAGATTTTCCAGAAGATCGGCGTGCCTGCCTTCCAGCAGCACCTGGCCCTGCCCAGTGGCCCCGTGCTGCAGGACAGGGTCCCTCTCACCAGCCAGGGCTTGGCCTCTGGCAGCACAGTCCTGCTGATGGTGCAGAACTGTGACAGCCCCCTGAGCATCCTGGTGAGGAACGACAAGGGCCGCACCAGACCCTACAGCATCAGGCTGACGCAGAAGGTGGCCGAGCTCAAGCAGCAGGTTGCCCAGCAGGAGCACATCCAGGAAGATCTGTTCTGGCTGAGCTTCGAGGGGAGGCCCATGGAAGAGCCGCAGCTGCTGGGGGAGTATGGACTCGCCCCCCAGAGCACTGTGTTTCTGAACCTGCGCCTGCGCGGGGGCGGGGCCTAG